Proteins encoded by one window of Bradyrhizobium sp. B097:
- a CDS encoding CerR family C-terminal domain-containing protein, whose protein sequence is MSARNNPLPPPTRSATTPYKKGDETHDRILNAALAAFGNSGFARVTTRQIAEEAGINLPALNYYFGNKEGLYLACAHEILARYRESMAAVGEAAAASLEGPPDPDGARAQLKLLLTALARFLLTSASEQNRLFVQRELADPGRAFEVLYAGLWRPGIELVAQLIIAASSARLTTAQARVRAVMMIAGLTGFQSGAPIISRTMGKAASLTMVIEALEAQVDALAR, encoded by the coding sequence ATGAGCGCACGAAACAACCCCCTCCCGCCGCCGACGCGATCGGCCACGACCCCCTACAAGAAGGGTGACGAGACCCACGACCGCATCCTCAACGCCGCGCTCGCGGCGTTCGGCAACAGCGGCTTCGCCCGGGTGACCACCCGGCAGATCGCCGAGGAGGCGGGCATCAACCTGCCCGCGCTCAACTATTATTTCGGCAACAAGGAAGGCCTCTATCTCGCCTGCGCGCATGAAATCCTGGCGCGCTATCGCGAGAGCATGGCAGCGGTCGGCGAGGCTGCTGCCGCGTCGCTGGAGGGACCGCCTGATCCGGACGGCGCCCGCGCGCAGTTGAAGCTGCTGCTCACGGCGCTGGCGCGCTTCCTGCTGACATCGGCGAGCGAGCAGAATCGCCTGTTCGTCCAGCGCGAGCTGGCGGATCCCGGGCGGGCTTTCGAGGTTCTCTATGCCGGGCTGTGGCGGCCGGGAATCGAGCTCGTGGCCCAGCTGATCATCGCAGCGTCCAGCGCGCGATTGACGACGGCGCAGGCGCGCGTCCGCGCCGTGATGATGATCGCCGGGCTGACCGGCTTCCAGTCCGGCGCGCCGATCATTTCGCGGACGATGGGCAAGGCGGCCTCGCTGACGATGGTGATCGAAGCGCTCGAAGCGCAGGTCGACGCGCTGGCGCGCTGA
- a CDS encoding oxygenase MpaB family protein has protein sequence MQAGTLEKLRSNVAAQKERNPGIYGKVDFSIVPERFTQDAGSPSVLPAKFDAARAALLADPDRMAFIRSYTMMGDPPADAYAALMREYGFRRLVTMLVQACDAGVETVADAPGELIALIRDMERTPAWLDMKLVEEGARIDRNAAANLSPFIIRGAFLATFMNKYAALPMAITNALSSGTSARRVKETATFFATSVLPGALGRFGAGFKAAAMVRLMHSMVRANVMRRADNWDISVYGIPIPQVDQMPAGLIPIFLLAQKVLADGRTAFTAEERARVELARYRCVLLGLPEDLLADTPKGIVDLMLLRSATLRAGYDDKTCGELVRATMAATLRSDESFGSRLFEFFERSFAKTFFLNSFLNGDRARAASIGVPVTAGDRTVTALVGIFLFSRLALYRLASRIPGLREAADRRLVKRIESLLKDYGHAEFTTDAAAYRPAQASAVKS, from the coding sequence ATGCAGGCCGGAACGCTGGAAAAGCTGCGCAGCAACGTCGCCGCGCAGAAGGAGAGGAATCCCGGGATCTACGGCAAGGTCGACTTCTCCATCGTCCCGGAACGATTTACGCAAGATGCCGGCAGCCCAAGCGTGCTCCCCGCAAAATTCGACGCCGCCCGCGCGGCGTTACTGGCCGATCCCGACCGTATGGCGTTCATCCGCAGCTACACGATGATGGGCGATCCGCCCGCCGACGCCTATGCGGCGCTGATGCGCGAATACGGCTTCCGCCGGCTGGTCACCATGCTGGTTCAGGCCTGCGATGCGGGCGTCGAGACGGTGGCCGATGCGCCAGGCGAACTGATCGCGCTGATCCGCGACATGGAGCGCACGCCCGCCTGGCTCGACATGAAGCTGGTCGAGGAAGGCGCGCGGATCGATCGCAACGCCGCCGCCAATCTCAGCCCCTTCATCATCCGCGGCGCGTTTCTTGCGACCTTCATGAACAAATACGCGGCGCTGCCGATGGCGATCACCAACGCATTGTCGAGCGGCACGTCGGCGCGGCGCGTCAAGGAGACCGCGACGTTCTTTGCCACCTCGGTGCTTCCAGGTGCGCTCGGGCGGTTCGGCGCGGGCTTCAAGGCAGCGGCAATGGTGCGGCTGATGCACTCGATGGTGCGCGCCAACGTGATGCGCCGCGCCGACAATTGGGACATTTCGGTCTATGGCATCCCGATTCCGCAGGTCGACCAGATGCCGGCCGGACTGATCCCGATCTTCCTGCTTGCGCAGAAGGTGCTGGCCGACGGCCGCACGGCGTTCACGGCGGAGGAACGGGCCCGCGTCGAGCTTGCGCGCTACCGCTGCGTCCTGCTCGGCCTGCCGGAGGACCTGCTCGCCGATACGCCGAAGGGTATTGTCGACCTCATGCTGCTGCGCTCTGCGACGCTGCGGGCCGGCTATGACGACAAGACCTGCGGCGAACTGGTCCGGGCCACGATGGCGGCAACCTTGCGCTCCGACGAATCCTTCGGCAGCCGTCTGTTCGAATTCTTCGAACGCAGCTTCGCGAAGACGTTCTTCCTGAACAGCTTCCTGAACGGCGACAGGGCAAGAGCCGCATCGATCGGCGTACCGGTCACAGCGGGGGATCGCACCGTGACGGCCCTGGTCGGGATCTTCCTGTTCAGCCGGCTTGCGCTCTACCGGCTGGCGTCGCGCATTCCCGGCCTCCGC